The Methanococcus voltae nucleotide sequence ATTATTTTTTTACCATACGGGCAATTTTCTAAGGTATGATATACTTTTGAAGAAGATTTTAAACTAAGATATGCCAAAACTGACGATTCATTTTTATCGTTATTAGTATTTTTAGGATTATTTGTAGTATTATCGCTATTAATATCGTTATTTTTAGTATTATCGTTGTTACTGCGAATAACATTGTCATATGTTTGCGAACTATTTGCTTTGGAAATTATTTTTAAGTCATTCGTATTTTTTAGGTAAATTATATTGTAACCCATATAATTAGTAATTTTACCAATAACTTCTATTTTATCACCCAATGTGATATTACTATTATATATGTAAAGATTATACTCAGATTTTAAATTATTCTCCGGATAAATAATTAATGAATTTTTATAGTCCTTATTTTTCATGTTATTCATAAAATTTGTATATTTATCATTTTGGCATATTTTTATTTTATAAGTGGCTTTTTCAGAGATATAATCTACAAAATACACCGTTCCAGTAGTTTTTACATAATCTCCAGAGTTTAATTCTGATATACTTTTAACATCTGGTTCTAAAGTGATATTAATCAATAAAAAACCGGATAAAATCATTATAATACATAAAAATCTTATAAAATTATTATTCATAGAACCAACATCTAGCAATTTATCATAAGTTTAATAAGTTTATTTAGAGTTTAATTCCAAATTATCTCTTTTATTATATATTATATTTTTGTTGACATTAATAGATACATAATATATATGCTAAAAATTTATGAGTGGCCATATTGAGGTTAATGTGATATTTGTGTCAAATGTATATTAATTAATCTAATACCATTTTATACATTAGATTACCTAAACACTACTTTTATATATTATATCTGCAAAAATATTATTTGGCTATATTTGTTAAAATAACATATATACAATATAAAAAATAAATAGTTTTGATGAGTCTATTATCGAAATATTAAATTGTATTAGAACATCTAATATAATTATTGATATTAGATTAATTAATAATACGGTATCATTCGATACGTGAATTTCAATAAATTATAATGTTAAAAAATTTTTAAAGTGAAAAAATGAAAATTACACCGGGAAAAGTTGGATTATTTGCAGGATTTTCAGCAATAATATTGGAAACTATTTTTAAAGTTACGCCACCACCAGCATACGGTTTGTGTATTGCCTGCCACACAAGAGATTTAACAAATTGGATTGTTAATAACGCACTTGGAACCTCATTAGGTATGGCACCCGTTTCAAAAGCAATTCCTGTATTAACAGTAATTGGCGTAATTATAGGAGCTTTAGTAGCTGCAAAAGCAAATAACGATTTTAAATTAAGAACTACTCACAATATGACTATTGGATTTATTTTAGGTCTTTTGGTTATAAACTTTGCATTATTAATGGGAGGATGTCCTGTTAGAATGGCTTTAAGAACTGCTTACGGAGATGTAATAGCTTTAGTAGGTTTAGTATGTATAGCAATCGGAGTATACCTAGCTACAGAATTTTATTTAAAAAAGGCTTAACTATCAGTCTTAATTAGGTCTTAAATCTTAATTTTCTAGATTTTAGATGATTATTGGTTGAAAAACGTAATTCGTAAAAAAATAAAAAATAAAAAATATGATATAAAAAAATATAATATAAAAAATAAAAATTTCAAAAAAATTTCAAAATATGGTGAAAAGAATGTCAGAAGTTATAAACTGGCTTCCAGCAATTGGAACATTAATATTCGGAGCCATTATTGGATACCTCGGACAAAGGTCTGCACTCTGTTTCTGTGGTGGTATTCGGGACATGATATTAATCAAAGATAGCTGGCTATTTAAGGGTTTAGTTGGATTTATTGGAGGGGCTCTTGTAACTGCAATAGTATTCAGCTTATTAGGTCAATTACCTACATTCCCATGGATAATTACAAAAGGACTTACCGCAATACCTGGAGATGCTGCAGGTAATCTCGGATTAATGCCTCACTTAATAGTTACCGTTATTGGCGGTATTGGCGTTGGTATCATATCAGTTATTCAAGGTGGCTGTCCATTTAGAAACTTAGTTATGGCTGGAGAAGGAAACAAAACAGCTATTGCTTACGTATTTGGTATGGTTGTAGGAGCAATTATATTCCACCAGTGGGTTGTAGCATTGGTTCAATCAATTTTAGCATAAAACCGCTGAAAAAAATAAAAAAATAAAAAAATATATAAAAAATATCCCTATTTTATTCTTTTTAGAACTTAAATCTATAAAATTTCGTAACTTTTTTTATGAATAATCACTCATATAATATAAAATAACATATTTAATATATAATGCGGTAATGTACTAAAATAGAGTTTTATAAAGTTATATAAAATTACATAGCATTGCTAAATATATTTTATTATTTACTATAGTACATGTGTCATCTGGTGAAAATTATGATACTTAAAAAATTAAAAAATATCATGTCCAAATCTGAATCAAAAGATGATAATAATTCCAAAGATAAAAAAAGCGAAAAATTATCTGGAAAAGGATTATTAATTTTTAAAAATGTTAAGGATACAATAAACTCTGAAAAAACTCTGAAAAAGAAAAATTATGAGATTAAAGTGGTTGCACCCCCTGCAGAAGTTAGAGAAGGCTGTGACTTGGCATTGCAGTATGAAATAATAGAAAATGTTGAAATAATAAGAGAATTAAAAAACAACGGTATTGAAGTAGTTAAATCTATTTCCCTTGAAGAAACTATGTTACAACCAATCGAACTTGTAAAAATTAAGAAGATTGGCGAGCATACGATGTATAGGTCTGGCAACATGAAAATAACATTGGATAAAAATGGCATAATATCCAATATTTCTGGAGGAGGTTGCCCCGATGTACCATATTTAACAATAAATTTGATGAATAGGCATATCTCAAAAATTCCTGAAAACGAGTATCCTAAAGAATTGGGGTATTCTTTATGTGCATATACACTCCATAAGGCATTTGAAAAAGCTAAAACACATAAACAAAATTAAAACGATAAGGCAATAAACATAAAATCAATTGAACATATTGGTTAAACCTATTGATTAAAATAAATTAAATAATATATTATCTATAATATGTAATCAATTATACTATAATATGGATAACAATTGAAAAAAATAAAATTAAAGTGCTAAATTATTAAAATATATTTAAAAGACATGTAGGGATATCATGGAAGATAATAAATTCTCCGAAATGGTTATTGCAGGAACTATTCCTATCAAAGGGTTGGGACTTACAAGAGGGAACGTTGAAATTTCTTTTGATAATATAAGATTCTACAATGAGAACATTCCCGAAAATACTGTTCAAATACCTATTTCTATGGGTACTGCTACACTAGTGGCTTCTTGTTACAAAACACTTCAATATTTTAATAGAAATAATGAATTAGTTGCAATTTTAGCTGGCGATATTGGCGATGGAGAAGGTAGCGCCAAAATATATGAAGAAATCAGCAGATTAAACAACAAATTCCTCATAGTACATTATATAAAGCCTAAAATATCTGAAATAACTAAAATTGATTTTAAAAGAAATTTCGTAGTTGGAGATGCCGGTGGAATGTACGCAGGGAAAGCTGCAGGCATAGGCGATAACTTTAAGTTATTTTTGCCAGATGTTGGAGAATTAGCATTTTTAGCAGATAAGGATTCATCACATCCTGCATATGTTAGGGGTTTTATATCTGAAGTCGATGATTTAGATGTAGTTAAACTAATAAAAATGGCATATGAAACAGGTAAAATGCCTGATAATATGGTTATAAAAGGCGAAACTGATTACATTGTGCAGAAAGGAGAAATTATGGCCACAGTTTCAGAGCCAAAACATGCAGCTATGGAATGTATTGGCGGTACGGGCGATAACCTAACAGGTATTATTTCGGGATTAATCTACTGTGGATATGAAATATCTGAAGCTTGTACGTTGGGCTGTATGGTAAATAGAGAAATTGCGAATATGGTTACACCCACTCCAGACACTAAAATCAATGAAATAATTGAAGCAATACCTGATGCGTTAAATAAACTTATAAAGTAAAAACTAAAAAAAATTAAAAATAAAATTATAAAATTCATATTTTTTTAAGTTGAATTTGTGTATTCGTATAAATTAACCTAAAATTGCTTATTTTGTAAAAAAACATTAAATTTAAATTTATTAATGATAAAAAGCTTTATATAGTATAAACGCATAGTTGAATTTGCGTTTAAGATGAAAGGTAAAACAAGAAATCTTAAATCATATTTGGAACATTAGGACAGTGGCTCAGCCTGGTTAGAGTGCTCGGCTGATAACCGAGTGGTCCGGGGTTCGAATCCCCGCTGTCCTACTTTTTATTTTAGGCAGATATATTTATAGATTTAAATTTATTAATTATTTTTATAACAATTAGTTTTGAAGGATAATAAATAAACTCATAGGGCAATTAAATAGTTAGATATCTTACAAATCGATAATTATTAATATAATAAAGTTATATGCTACTGTATAAAAAAATAATTATCTAATAATTAAATAAATATTATTATCGTACTCTAACAATAACATAACTATTAATATAATTATTAAGGAACACCCCTATTTTTTGATACAATCCCCCCCTTAAATTTTTTTTATTTTAAAAATGATTAAAAAGATAAAATAAAAAGATAAAAAAGATAATATTCTATTTTAAAAGTTTCCTAAAAGATATATAAGTTCAGAAACACTTATTATACCAGTTAAAAGTGCCATTAACGTCAGAGTTATAAGTACGACATTTAAAACTATGAATCTAATTAAATATGCAATAATTGCTTTTTTCCAAGTTGTATTGGCTTCCTCTTTTATTAAATATACGATTACTAACACGCCTCCAAATAAACCAATAAATGGTATGAACATTAACAGTATGGAAGCTATTGAGCTATATATAGAAATTTTTAAAGATTTTAAAAAGTTTAAATCTAGTTTTGTTAATTTTGCACCTGCTAGTGTTGAGAGTGTATCAATAAGAGTGTATCCAAGTACTATTGCTATACCTAAAACTCCCATTATTGAGATTATATAAAGTATATCCATTTTACCACGATTCTACGATTTTGATTTTATTTTTGATTTTACTTCTGCAATTTTTTTAATTCATTTCTTAGTTTTAAATTTTCAATAAAATTAACAAAATCACCGTTTGTTTTTTCCACTAAACTTCTTGAAACATCTTGTTTTCTTCTTAAATTATCAATAACGTGATAATAGTCAAATTTCATGATAAAATCATATAAAACTTCCATTGTTTCATTATAAAATTCTGCATCATCTTTGTTATCTTTAGAAATGCAGTCCAATACTTTTCTACGGAGCTCCCCTATTGCATCACATAATCCCAAAATGTAACTTTCTTTTGATAGAGTTTCACATTCTTCCTTTAATTCCGCGTATGTTGGTACTTTCTTATATGTTGTTATTAAATGGTATGCTTTTGCCTCGACGTATTCCTGTTGAGGGGTACCCAAATATTTTCTAAATTCTGGAAACTCTGTTGTATGAGAATATAAATTGTTTAAATCCGTTGTTAATTCATTAAATGATACTTCTTCATCTTTTTGAATTTTTCTAATAACTATCCCACAATTTCTTACGATTTCTCTTGAGAGTTTTAATATTTGTTCTCTTTTTAAATCTTTATATTCAAAGAAATCTATAAGTTCTTCTTGATTACTAAATTTATCTGAGTTCTTTAAGTTTTTTAAGTTTTTTTCCAAAATAACACCCATTGTTTATTTTTATTATTATTTTTCAAGTTTTTATGTCTTGTTTGGCATTAATGAATTTTAACATATTATGATATTAACATATGATACTAAAATTTATATAATATATTTACAGATATTTACATCTCAATTGCAACTATGTTTTAAGTTTATTTATATATGTATTTTCAACTACTTTAGACGAGTTAACGAATTTTTATATAATTCTATCAAAATACTATATTATAGATAGATATTATCTAAATATTAACATAAAAATTTGAATTAGATATTGTATAATCCTTTTGAGTAAACTATATATATTGTGATACTCTACATTGATAGAGCAACTATATGGAAAACCTGAAAAGGCGTGAGCCATTAATAGGTTGCTTTTATTTTGCAATATTTTAAATATCTATACTATATAATATGTTAAAATATTTGAAAATAAACTTTCAAAAACTTAAAACACTTGAAAAGGCTAATTATATAAACTTATTATACTATTTAGCCAGTTACTGTATATTTTATAGGTGTAAACACGCAATTTCATCGATAGTGAAATATCGGATAAGTATGCAGTAATATCAAAAAGTAACTAATAACAATAACTGACGATAACCTAATAATTACACTATGGGGTTAATTATAAGGAGGTTAGAATATGGGTATGAAAAAAAATAGACCTCGTAGAGGTTCTTTAGCATTTAGCCCAAGAAAAAGAGCTAAAAGAATCGTTCCAAAAATCAGGTCATGGCCTGTTGACGAAAAAGTGAGACTCCAAGCTTACCCTGTATATAAAGCTGGTGTAACACATGCTTTATACGTTGAAAACAACCCAAAAAGTCCAAATGCTGAACAAGAAGTAGCATCCCCAGTAACTGTTTTAGAAACTCCAAATATCACAATCGCTGGTATCAGAGTTTACAAAAAAGATACAAACGGATTAAAAGTATTGACAGAAGTTTGGGCTCCTGAATTAGACCAAGAATTAGCAAGAAAATTGACTGTAGCTAAAAAAGAATTGAAATCAGTTGATACATTAGACTCAGTAGTTAACGAAATCGTTGATGTAAGAGTTATTGTATACACAGTTCCTAAAGAAACAGCAATTGCTAAGAAAAAACCTGAAGTAGTTGAAATTAGAGTTGGCGGTAGCACTGTTGACGAAAGATTAAACTATGCAAAAGGTATCCTCGGTCAAAAATTGTCAATCAACGACGTATTTGAAGCTGGAGAAATCATCGATACAATAGCTGTAACCAAAGGAAAAGGTTTCCAAGGTTCAGTTAAAAGATGGGGCATCAAAGTACAGTTCGGTAAACACCAAAGAAAAGGTGTAGGTAGACACACAGGTTCAATCGGTCCTTGGAGACCAAGAAGAGTTATGTGGTCAGTACCTTTACCTGGTCAGATGGGTTTCCACCAAAGAACTGAATACAACAAGAGAATATTCAAAATTGGTGCAGAAGGAACAGAAGTTACACCTAAAGGTGGATTCTTAAACTACGGTGTACTTAAAAATGGATACGTTTTAGTAAAAGGTACCGTTCAAGGTCCTGCTAAAAGATTAGTTATGTTAAGAGGAGCTATCAGAGCACCAGTTGACAAATTCGGATTACCTGAAATTACATACATCAGCACCGAGTCAAAACAAGGAAACTAATCGGATAACGTTTCGTAGATAAATGAATAGAAAATAAATAAAATTGAATTATAATTGATATAATTAACTATAATTGAATTATTTATGATATATTCATTAATGCTAAGAAGAAAATTCATTAAATCAATCACCTATAAATAAAACACGAGCAGGTGTAAATTTATGAACGCAAAAATATTCAACTTAGATGGTTCTGAAAAAGGAGAAGTAGCAATACCATCCGTATTCAACACCGAATACAGACCTGACTTGATTAAAAGAGCTGTAATTTCATCATTGACCGCAAAATTACAACCAAAAGGTTCAAATTTATTAGCTGGTCACAGAACTTCTGCTAAATCAATCGGTAAAGGTCACGGTAGAGCAAGAGTAAGAAGAACCGCTCAAGGTGGTGCAGCTTTCGTACCTCAAGCAGTTGGCGGTAGAAGAGCACACGGACCTAAAGTAGAAAAGATTTTATTAGAAAGAATCAACAGAAAAGAAAGATTAAAAGCTTTACAAAGTGCTATTGCTGCAAGTGCAAACGTAGAAATTGTAAAAGCAAGAGGACACATCATACCTGATGTTCCAGCATTACCTTTAATCGTAAGTGAAGAATTCGAAAGTATTGTTAAAACAAAAGATGCTTTAGAAGTATTCAAAGCTTTAAAATTAGATGCAGACTTAGCTAGAGCTAAAGACGGTATCTCAATTAAAGCCGGTAGAGGTAAATTAAGAGGAAGAAAATACAAAAAACCAAGAAGTGTTTTGGTTGTTGTATCAAAAGCTTGCGATGCTGTTAAAGCTTCCAAAAACGTTGCAGGTGTTGACGTAATCACAGCTGATGACTTAGGTACTATGCACATAGCACCAGGTACTGCTGCAGGTAGATTAACACTCTGGACTGAAGGAGCTATTGAAGCATTAAGGGAAAAATTCGAATAATTACCATATTTAAATTTAATAATCTATTATTCGATTATATATCAATGGTTAAAAATTGCAAATTGCAACAAGTTGAATAAATCTGATAATTGTTAGGAATATAAAATAAAATAGAATAATATTCTATATTTAGATTATAAGACTATAAAATTAAATTAGATTTGATTTGTCTTAAAGTTTGCAATTATTTGGTCAAAGTAGACTTTGAGGTGAATGGCAATGGATGCCTTTGACGTAATTAAAACACCTATTATCAGTGAAAAAACAATGAAACTGATAGAGGAAGAAAACAAGATTGTATTCTATGTGGAAAGGAAAGCCACAAAAGAAGACGTTAAAAAAGCTATGAAAGAGTTATTCGAAGTTGAAGCTAAAAGCGTTAACACCGAAATAACACCGAAAGGACTTAAAAAAGCTTACATTACATTAAAAGAAGAATTTGATGCAAGTGAAGTAGCTGCAAACTTAGGTATTTACTAATTTTACTTAGCATTTTGCAAACATACGAACAAGGAAATTCAGATAATTCTATCCACAATAAGCGATGCAACCCGCAATGTTTATGAAAAGATGAAAACTTATTGAATTTCACCCTATGTGGTAAATCCTATCGTAAAAGATGAAAACAAGTAAAATCAGATTACTCAAACACACACTTGTAGATACAATCGATGGTGATATAAATGGGTAAAAGACTAATATCCCAAAATAGAGGTAGAGGGACTCCTAAATACACATCCCCATCTCATAAAAGAAAAGGAGCTGTTAAATACAGGTCATACGACGAATCAGAGAAAACCGGCAGTGTTGTAGGTGCTTTAATCGACGTATTACATGACCCTGGAAGAAGCGCTCCTGTTGGAAAAGTAAGATTTGAAAATGGTGAAGAAAGATTAGTTTTAATCCCTGAAGGTAAAAAAGTTGGGGATGAAATTGCTTGTGGTATCAGTGCAGAAATCAAGCCTGGTAACGTATTACCTTTAGCTGAAATACCTGAAGGTATTCCTGTATACAACATTGAAACTATTCCTGGAGACGGTGGTAAATTAGTTAGAGCTGGTGGTTGCTACGCTCACGTTGTTTCACACGACGTAGGAAAAACTATTATCAAATTACCTTCCGGATATCCAAAAGTTTTAAACCCATCATGTAGAGCTACAATCGGTGTAGTTGCTGGTGGTGGAAGAAAAGAAAAACCTCTTTTGAAAGCAGGTAAGAAATTCCACGCTTTAAGTGCTAAAGCTGTTGCTTGGCCAAGAGTTAGGGGTGTTGCAATGAACGCAGTAGACCACCCTTACGGGGGAGGTAGACACCAACACACAGGTAAACCTACAAGCGTTTCAAGACACACATCACCAGGTAGAAAAGTTGGTCACATAGCTTCAAGAAGAACTGGTGGCAAAAGATAATTGCGCTAATCAGTTAATCATTTATGCTTAAGATTAACAATTATAAAATAATTGATTATTATTACTAAGGTGAATAAACATGGCCAGACAAAAAAAGTTTAGTGGAAAAGGCGGCAAAAGAAAAAAGTCAACTAAACAAAATGTGGCTCCTAGAAGAAGAGTAGAATTCAAATACAAAGGATACACATTAGAACAGTTGCAAGAAATGCCTGTAAAAAAATTCATGGAGATAATTCCTTCAAGACAAAGAAGAACTATGAAAAGAGGAATTACTGCAAACCAAAGAAAATTGGTTATGAAAATTAAAAAGGCAAGAAAGCTCGTAAATAGAGGAAAAGAACCAAGAGTTATCAGAACACACTGCAGAGACTTTGTGATTACTCCTGAAATGATTGGTTTATCATTCGGTATTTACAACGGTAAAGCTTTCAAAGAAGTAAAATTAGTTGAAGAAGCTGTTGGTAGATTCATTGGTGAATTTGCACCAACAAGAGCTGTTGTTCAACACGGTTCCCCAGGTATGGGTGCTACAAGAGGTTCAATGTTCGTACCTATTAAATAAGGTACTTACATACCCAAATCTTTATTTTTTCAATTTTTAACTAAATTAAAACTAGTTTACTAGTAATATATTTTAAAGAACTATTTTTATCAAAAACTAAACTAAATTAAATTTAAAAAAAAGAATATTTTATAATATATTTTCATCATTGACGTCACTATTATCTTTTTTAATAAATTCTGACGATAAGATTATTAAAATAATTCCTACAAAATACCATAGAATTATATCAAATCCTATTTGAGGAACAAATATTATTGATAAGGGTATAAGTAATATCCCAAAATTCATGTATTTTTCTAAAAAGTTATCTAATTTTTTATTATCTAAATCAAACATATTCATCACAATTTAAGACTATTTAAGACTCTTTTAATATTGTTAACTTTAAACTATAATTTAAAATTAAAAAAAATTGAATTAAAAAAATGAGTTCATGGATTAATATTATAAATTCAATCCTGTTATTCTTAATCCTGTTCCTTTAGCTTTGTATTTAATATTTAATTGAACTAAAAGTGGGGTTATTTGTTCGATGTATCTTGAAATTTCTAATTTTCCACAATCGATTCCCCTAACACCATTGATTGTATTTGCAAGTTCTACAACAATTTTGTTTGCTTCTTTATCATCACCTGCAATCAAAACATCGCAGTCTATTGGGTTTTCCAAATCGCATAAACACTTATGACATACGTTGTGGAAACCACTTACAACAGTTGATTCTGGCAAGTAAGCTTGTACCATTTCAGCTACTGAACCTTGTGGGCAGGTTATAACCCTTGTAGGTTTGTCCCCAAATGCACTTGCTAATGGAACCATTAAAGAAACTACAATTTTACCATTTAAAACTTCTACTAAATCTTTTAATGTTGAAATAGTGTATTCAAAAGGTAATGATAAAATTACTACGTCTGCTTCTTTTGCAGCATCTAAATTTGTCATTGCGTTTATTGTTATTTTTGAAGTATTTGATTTTAAAGCATCTAAACGTTCCATTGCTTCTTTTGCAGCTTCGATTGCTTTTTCTTCTTTCCTTGAACCAATGATAACTTCATTATTTTCATTCATTGCAAATCTCATTGCTAGACCTAATCCTTGGTCTCCGGTTCCGCCCAATATTGCTACTTTCATAATTTCACCGATTAGTCTTTTTACTTAAAAATTAAATTATACTACATTCTATTTACGTATTAATTACATAATATTGTGTATTCAATATATAATTTACGGAAAATGGTAAAACTTGATAATTATTAATTTTCAGTCGAGATATTTTAGGTAATATTATTAATTGATATCTTTAAGA carries:
- a CDS encoding 50S ribosomal protein L2 codes for the protein MGKRLISQNRGRGTPKYTSPSHKRKGAVKYRSYDESEKTGSVVGALIDVLHDPGRSAPVGKVRFENGEERLVLIPEGKKVGDEIACGISAEIKPGNVLPLAEIPEGIPVYNIETIPGDGGKLVRAGGCYAHVVSHDVGKTIIKLPSGYPKVLNPSCRATIGVVAGGGRKEKPLLKAGKKFHALSAKAVAWPRVRGVAMNAVDHPYGGGRHQHTGKPTSVSRHTSPGRKVGHIASRRTGGKR
- a CDS encoding haloacid dehalogenase; this encodes MEKNLKNLKNSDKFSNQEELIDFFEYKDLKREQILKLSREIVRNCGIVIRKIQKDEEVSFNELTTDLNNLYSHTTEFPEFRKYLGTPQQEYVEAKAYHLITTYKKVPTYAELKEECETLSKESYILGLCDAIGELRRKVLDCISKDNKDDAEFYNETMEVLYDFIMKFDYYHVIDNLRRKQDVSRSLVEKTNGDFVNFIENLKLRNELKKLQK
- a CDS encoding 50S ribosomal protein L3; protein product: MGMKKNRPRRGSLAFSPRKRAKRIVPKIRSWPVDEKVRLQAYPVYKAGVTHALYVENNPKSPNAEQEVASPVTVLETPNITIAGIRVYKKDTNGLKVLTEVWAPELDQELARKLTVAKKELKSVDTLDSVVNEIVDVRVIVYTVPKETAIAKKKPEVVEIRVGGSTVDERLNYAKGILGQKLSINDVFEAGEIIDTIAVTKGKGFQGSVKRWGIKVQFGKHQRKGVGRHTGSIGPWRPRRVMWSVPLPGQMGFHQRTEYNKRIFKIGAEGTEVTPKGGFLNYGVLKNGYVLVKGTVQGPAKRLVMLRGAIRAPVDKFGLPEITYISTESKQGN
- a CDS encoding 50S ribosomal protein L23; this translates as MDAFDVIKTPIISEKTMKLIEEENKIVFYVERKATKEDVKKAMKELFEVEAKSVNTEITPKGLKKAYITLKEEFDASEVAANLGIY
- a CDS encoding 30S ribosomal protein S19 gives rise to the protein MARQKKFSGKGGKRKKSTKQNVAPRRRVEFKYKGYTLEQLQEMPVKKFMEIIPSRQRRTMKRGITANQRKLVMKIKKARKLVNRGKEPRVIRTHCRDFVITPEMIGLSFGIYNGKAFKEVKLVEEAVGRFIGEFAPTRAVVQHGSPGMGATRGSMFVPIK
- a CDS encoding NAD(P)H-hydrate dehydratase, encoding MVIAGTIPIKGLGLTRGNVEISFDNIRFYNENIPENTVQIPISMGTATLVASCYKTLQYFNRNNELVAILAGDIGDGEGSAKIYEEISRLNNKFLIVHYIKPKISEITKIDFKRNFVVGDAGGMYAGKAAGIGDNFKLFLPDVGELAFLADKDSSHPAYVRGFISEVDDLDVVKLIKMAYETGKMPDNMVIKGETDYIVQKGEIMATVSEPKHAAMECIGGTGDNLTGIISGLIYCGYEISEACTLGCMVNREIANMVTPTPDTKINEIIEAIPDALNKLIK
- a CDS encoding DUF3343 domain-containing protein, whose translation is MILKKLKNIMSKSESKDDNNSKDKKSEKLSGKGLLIFKNVKDTINSEKTLKKKNYEIKVVAPPAEVREGCDLALQYEIIENVEIIRELKNNGIEVVKSISLEETMLQPIELVKIKKIGEHTMYRSGNMKITLDKNGIISNISGGGCPDVPYLTINLMNRHISKIPENEYPKELGYSLCAYTLHKAFEKAKTHKQN
- a CDS encoding cytochrome C codes for the protein MKITPGKVGLFAGFSAIILETIFKVTPPPAYGLCIACHTRDLTNWIVNNALGTSLGMAPVSKAIPVLTVIGVIIGALVAAKANNDFKLRTTHNMTIGFILGLLVINFALLMGGCPVRMALRTAYGDVIALVGLVCIAIGVYLATEFYLKKA
- the rpl4p gene encoding 50S ribosomal protein L4, coding for MNAKIFNLDGSEKGEVAIPSVFNTEYRPDLIKRAVISSLTAKLQPKGSNLLAGHRTSAKSIGKGHGRARVRRTAQGGAAFVPQAVGGRRAHGPKVEKILLERINRKERLKALQSAIAASANVEIVKARGHIIPDVPALPLIVSEEFESIVKTKDALEVFKALKLDADLARAKDGISIKAGRGKLRGRKYKKPRSVLVVVSKACDAVKASKNVAGVDVITADDLGTMHIAPGTAAGRLTLWTEGAIEALREKFE
- the npdG gene encoding NADPH-dependent F420 reductase is translated as MKVAILGGTGDQGLGLAMRFAMNENNEVIIGSRKEEKAIEAAKEAMERLDALKSNTSKITINAMTNLDAAKEADVVILSLPFEYTISTLKDLVEVLNGKIVVSLMVPLASAFGDKPTRVITCPQGSVAEMVQAYLPESTVVSGFHNVCHKCLCDLENPIDCDVLIAGDDKEANKIVVELANTINGVRGIDCGKLEISRYIEQITPLLVQLNIKYKAKGTGLRITGLNL
- a CDS encoding YeeE/YedE thiosulfate transporter family protein, which translates into the protein MNWLPAIGTLIFGAIIGYLGQRSALCFCGGIRDMILIKDSWLFKGLVGFIGGALVTAIVFSLLGQLPTFPWIITKGLTAIPGDAAGNLGLMPHLIVTVIGGIGVGIISVIQGGCPFRNLVMAGEGNKTAIAYVFGMVVGAIIFHQWVVALVQSILA